One segment of Mycolicibacterium sp. YH-1 DNA contains the following:
- a CDS encoding 2,3-butanediol dehydrogenase — MKAAVYYGPNKLDVTDVPEPQPTPGTVKVKVGYNGICGTDLHEYYAGPIFVPTEPHPLTGQQLPLTMGHEFAGTITAIGAGVTGYAEGDRVAVEPIYRCGHCEPCRIGNYNICAQIGFHGLMSDGGMAEYTVVPTNMLHRLPDNVSLELGALVEPMSVAYHAATLGEPRPGRTAMVFGAGPIGIGLWFALRGKGVDDVFVVEPSPTRRAAIEGLGARTLDPGALDVPAFIADHTGGSGADAVYDAAGVAPAVQTALACVGARRAMVSVAIYEKPLTTPLLNLVMNESRIQGSLCYTAADFDAVIDLMARGVYDTTGWVTSIPIGDVVDEGFEALHAGTKMKVLVDPSA, encoded by the coding sequence ATGAAGGCAGCTGTCTACTACGGACCCAACAAGCTCGATGTCACCGATGTGCCCGAACCCCAGCCCACACCGGGCACCGTCAAGGTGAAGGTCGGCTACAACGGAATCTGCGGCACCGACCTGCACGAGTACTACGCCGGGCCGATATTCGTGCCCACCGAACCGCACCCCCTCACCGGCCAACAGCTGCCGCTGACCATGGGCCACGAGTTCGCCGGCACGATCACCGCGATCGGTGCGGGCGTCACCGGCTACGCCGAGGGCGACCGGGTGGCCGTCGAGCCGATCTACCGCTGTGGGCACTGCGAGCCCTGTCGGATCGGTAACTACAACATCTGCGCCCAGATCGGTTTCCACGGGCTGATGTCCGACGGAGGTATGGCCGAGTACACCGTCGTCCCCACCAACATGCTGCACCGGCTGCCGGACAATGTCTCACTCGAACTGGGTGCCCTAGTGGAACCGATGTCGGTCGCCTATCACGCGGCCACCCTCGGTGAGCCAAGGCCCGGCCGCACCGCGATGGTGTTCGGTGCGGGACCCATCGGGATCGGCTTGTGGTTCGCCCTGCGCGGCAAGGGTGTTGATGACGTCTTCGTCGTCGAGCCCTCACCCACCAGGCGCGCCGCCATCGAGGGGCTCGGGGCGCGGACCCTGGACCCGGGGGCCCTCGACGTGCCGGCCTTCATCGCCGATCACACCGGCGGCAGCGGAGCCGACGCGGTCTACGACGCGGCCGGTGTCGCCCCCGCCGTACAGACTGCCCTGGCCTGCGTGGGCGCGCGGCGGGCGATGGTCAGCGTCGCCATCTACGAGAAGCCGCTCACCACACCGCTGTTGAACCTGGTGATGAACGAGTCCCGAATCCAGGGCTCGCTGTGCTACACGGCTGCGGACTTCGACGCTGTCATCGACCTGATGGCCCGCGGCGTGTACGACACGACGGGGTGGGTCACGTCGATTCCCATCGGCGACGTCGTCGACGAGGGCTTCGAGGCGCTGCACGCCGGAACCAAGATGAAGGTCCTCGTCGACCCGTCGGCGTGA
- a CDS encoding amidase → MDPRDLAFAGAAEQARLLAAGTVTAMELVDLYLDRIDRFDGELRSYRVVLADAARRDAALAQDRLDSGERSPLLGVPIAIKDDSDVAGEVTTFGSSAHGPARTSDSEVVRLLREAGAVILGKTNVPEMMIWPFTETVTFGATRNPWNPDFAPGGSSGGSGAAVGAGLAAMALGSDGMGSIRIPSTWNGLFGIKPQRDRVPIHPHTGAWCGLEVMGPLAHTVEDAALFLDITSTLPTPDGGFVGAATRDPGRLRIALTTKVPPPLVARVGRSQRGAVAEAGALLRDLGHTVIERDFDYPASAVSSQALPRYFRGVYDDVRALPHPKRLDRRTRAFARIGSLVSDRRLAAMRAGESDVTARVNAIFDDVDVVITPGTAIGPSRVGAYQRRGAISTLALVAARTPFQAMFNVTGQPAAVVPWALDGDGIPTSVQLVGRPFDEATLLSLGAQIETARPWAQRRPPVS, encoded by the coding sequence ATGGACCCTCGTGACCTCGCCTTCGCCGGCGCAGCCGAACAGGCCCGCCTACTGGCGGCGGGCACCGTCACGGCGATGGAACTCGTCGACCTCTACCTCGATCGCATCGACAGGTTCGACGGCGAACTGCGTTCGTACCGCGTCGTTCTCGCCGACGCCGCCCGTCGCGACGCCGCACTGGCACAGGACCGGCTGGACTCGGGGGAGCGCTCACCGCTGCTTGGCGTTCCGATCGCGATCAAGGATGACTCCGACGTCGCAGGCGAGGTGACCACGTTCGGCAGCAGCGCCCACGGACCGGCCCGCACCTCGGACTCAGAGGTGGTGCGTCTGTTGCGGGAGGCGGGCGCGGTGATCCTGGGCAAGACAAACGTTCCCGAGATGATGATCTGGCCGTTCACCGAGACGGTGACCTTCGGCGCCACGCGCAACCCGTGGAACCCCGACTTCGCGCCCGGCGGAAGCAGCGGGGGTAGCGGCGCCGCCGTGGGTGCGGGCCTGGCCGCCATGGCGCTCGGCTCCGATGGCATGGGCTCCATCCGGATCCCATCCACATGGAACGGCCTGTTCGGCATCAAGCCGCAGCGTGATCGCGTGCCAATCCACCCGCACACCGGGGCGTGGTGCGGCCTGGAGGTCATGGGTCCGCTGGCCCACACCGTTGAGGACGCGGCGCTGTTCCTCGACATCACCTCGACCCTCCCGACACCCGACGGCGGGTTCGTCGGCGCCGCCACAAGGGATCCGGGACGGCTGCGGATCGCGCTGACCACCAAGGTTCCCCCGCCCCTGGTGGCCCGTGTCGGCCGGTCGCAGCGCGGCGCGGTGGCCGAGGCCGGTGCCCTGCTGCGCGATCTCGGACACACCGTCATCGAGCGCGACTTCGACTACCCGGCCTCCGCGGTCTCCAGCCAGGCTCTGCCGCGCTACTTCCGCGGCGTGTACGACGACGTTCGGGCGCTGCCACATCCCAAACGACTGGACCGCCGCACCAGGGCCTTCGCCCGGATCGGCTCGCTGGTGTCGGACCGGCGCCTGGCGGCGATGCGAGCGGGGGAGTCCGACGTGACTGCCCGGGTCAACGCGATCTTCGACGACGTCGACGTGGTCATCACCCCAGGTACGGCGATCGGCCCGTCACGGGTGGGTGCCTACCAGCGGCGCGGCGCGATCTCGACCCTCGCGCTCGTCGCCGCGCGGACGCCGTTCCAGGCCATGTTCAACGTCACCGGCCAGCCCGCCGCCGTCGTGCCGTGGGCCCTCGACGGCGACGGCATCCCGACCTCCGTCCAGCTCGTCGGCAGGCCGTTCGACGAGGCGACGCTGCTGTCGCTGGGCGCGCAGATCGAGACCGCACGCCCGTGGGCGCAGCGTCGCCCGCCGGTCAGCTAG
- a CDS encoding DNA-deoxyinosine glycosylase: MRAPEVAGLPPIVGGRPTVLILGNAPSVLSLQTQQYYGNPRNAFWRIAGELYGFDPAAPYAERTAALVERGVAVWDVLQHCRRVGSLDSAVERDSMVPNDFESFFDSHPEISRVFFTGGAAETNYRRLVRVSARVTYARLPSTSPAHTMPVAAKLAAWREILEL, from the coding sequence GTGCGCGCACCCGAGGTTGCGGGGTTGCCTCCGATCGTCGGCGGGCGGCCCACGGTGCTCATTCTCGGCAACGCACCCAGCGTGCTGTCGCTACAAACCCAGCAGTACTACGGCAATCCACGCAACGCGTTCTGGCGTATCGCGGGCGAGTTGTACGGATTCGATCCGGCCGCCCCGTACGCCGAGCGCACAGCCGCCCTGGTGGAGCGCGGCGTCGCCGTGTGGGATGTCCTGCAGCACTGCCGACGAGTCGGCAGCCTGGACTCCGCTGTCGAACGGGACAGCATGGTGCCCAACGACTTCGAGTCCTTCTTCGATTCACATCCGGAAATCTCCCGGGTCTTCTTCACCGGTGGCGCAGCCGAGACCAACTACCGGCGCCTGGTCCGCGTGAGCGCCCGAGTGACGTATGCGCGGCTGCCGTCGACGAGCCCGGCACACACCATGCCGGTGGCCGCCAAGCTGGCCGCGTGGCGGGAGATCCTTGAACTCTAG
- a CDS encoding ribosomal protein L7/L12: protein MALFGNSDSDLQRRIDALERRVAALEHAALRSGQPAPGQPARPAPTGEFHEGWVSDEVRILAASGKKINAIKMLREQSGLGLKEAKDIVDQL, encoded by the coding sequence ATGGCACTTTTCGGAAACTCGGACTCTGACTTGCAGCGGCGCATCGATGCCCTCGAACGGCGCGTCGCGGCCCTCGAGCACGCGGCGCTGCGGTCAGGCCAGCCGGCGCCCGGCCAACCTGCGCGGCCCGCGCCCACCGGTGAGTTTCACGAGGGGTGGGTCAGCGACGAGGTCCGAATCCTGGCCGCCAGCGGGAAGAAGATCAACGCGATCAAGATGCTGCGCGAGCAGTCCGGGCTGGGTCTCAAGGAAGCCAAGGACATCGTGGATCAGCTCTAG
- a CDS encoding acetoin reductase, producing MTRSIAAPLLDKVALVTGAGRGIGRGIALELARHGADVALVDVHAAAVEAVAGEVAEIGSKATTFVADVSDRTAIFAAVDHAASTLGGFDVMVNNAGIAQVGPISEVTPDDLARLWAINVDGVLWGIQAAVAKFRELGHGGKIINASSIAGHEGFAMLGPYSATKFAVRALTQAAAKEHAADGITVNAYCPGVVGTDMWVEIDRRFAEITGAAAGETFEKFSATIALGRPETPEDVAGFVAYLAGPGADYMTGQSGLIDGGMVYR from the coding sequence ATGACGAGATCCATTGCTGCGCCGTTGCTCGACAAGGTCGCGCTCGTGACCGGTGCGGGTCGGGGTATCGGGCGGGGCATAGCGTTGGAGCTGGCCCGCCACGGTGCCGATGTGGCGCTGGTCGACGTGCACGCCGCCGCCGTTGAGGCGGTGGCCGGAGAGGTCGCCGAGATCGGTTCGAAGGCAACCACGTTCGTCGCCGATGTGTCCGACCGCACGGCCATCTTCGCCGCCGTCGACCATGCGGCGTCGACACTCGGCGGGTTCGACGTGATGGTGAACAACGCCGGTATCGCTCAGGTGGGCCCGATCTCAGAGGTGACACCCGACGATCTGGCGCGACTGTGGGCGATCAACGTCGACGGTGTGCTGTGGGGCATCCAGGCCGCCGTCGCGAAGTTCCGGGAACTGGGTCATGGCGGGAAGATCATCAATGCGTCCAGCATCGCGGGCCACGAGGGTTTCGCGATGCTCGGCCCATACAGCGCGACCAAGTTCGCGGTGCGCGCACTGACACAGGCCGCGGCCAAGGAACACGCCGCCGACGGCATCACGGTCAACGCCTACTGCCCCGGCGTGGTCGGCACCGACATGTGGGTGGAGATCGACAGGCGGTTCGCCGAGATCACGGGCGCCGCGGCGGGGGAGACGTTCGAGAAGTTCTCCGCCACGATCGCGCTGGGCCGTCCGGAGACGCCCGAGGACGTGGCCGGATTCGTCGCGTACCTGGCCGGACCTGGTGCGGACTACATGACCGGACAGTCGGGCCTGATCGACGGTGGCATGGTCTACCGGTGA
- a CDS encoding helix-turn-helix domain-containing protein, giving the protein MSSSASPSGPEPAVAAGDDPRSYAMLLSEVYDATMAGNRGPARPRDVIADSWNRLLGKGIDPEHHHPPDVDSSGLDALRQASGLFAVLDDVSRGLDSVIEGGDNILVVADARGRVLWRYGSPRVLGNADRLGFVEGAQWSEGAVGTNAIGTALASHRAVQVFSAEHFLRSHHAWTCAGAPIKDPRTGQVVGVVDVSGPAATVHPTTIALVDLVARLAESQLREVHDRTLNLLRTIAAPILARVGRPALAVDQDGWVAAVDSLPPHRRILLPDNGVPGRTWIPSLGACDVESLPGGWLVRLAHDADDAPLPSTITLDLREGTALDVVGQFGSWRRDISPRHAEILHVLATHRQGRSAQELADDLYGDRSRVVTVRAEMSRLRRQFVGLVLGKPYRFPATAIVDVVYPHDMTTFLPTSTAPAIRAARYTLTR; this is encoded by the coding sequence ATGTCTTCCTCGGCTTCACCCAGTGGGCCAGAACCCGCCGTCGCGGCGGGCGATGATCCGCGCAGCTACGCCATGCTGCTGTCGGAGGTCTACGACGCCACAATGGCAGGCAACCGTGGGCCCGCTCGACCACGCGATGTCATCGCCGATTCGTGGAATCGGCTGCTGGGCAAGGGTATCGATCCGGAACACCACCACCCGCCCGACGTCGACTCCAGCGGTCTGGATGCGCTGCGGCAGGCGTCCGGGCTATTCGCGGTGCTCGACGACGTCTCACGCGGCCTGGATTCGGTGATCGAGGGCGGTGACAACATCCTGGTCGTCGCCGACGCTCGCGGCCGGGTGCTGTGGCGGTACGGCTCACCCCGCGTGCTCGGCAACGCCGACAGGCTCGGCTTCGTCGAGGGCGCGCAGTGGAGCGAGGGTGCTGTGGGTACCAATGCCATCGGCACGGCACTGGCGTCACATCGCGCGGTGCAGGTGTTCTCCGCAGAGCACTTTCTGCGCAGTCATCACGCGTGGACGTGCGCAGGGGCCCCGATCAAGGACCCCCGTACGGGTCAGGTGGTCGGTGTCGTCGACGTGTCCGGCCCGGCAGCGACGGTGCATCCCACCACGATCGCACTGGTCGACCTGGTCGCCCGGCTGGCGGAGTCTCAACTGCGAGAGGTGCACGACCGCACACTCAACCTACTGCGGACTATCGCGGCACCGATCCTCGCGCGCGTCGGCAGGCCTGCGCTGGCGGTCGATCAGGACGGCTGGGTGGCGGCGGTGGACTCGCTACCGCCGCACCGGCGGATTCTGTTGCCGGACAACGGGGTACCGGGGCGCACCTGGATACCGTCGCTGGGAGCGTGTGACGTGGAGTCGCTTCCGGGCGGCTGGTTGGTCCGTCTGGCTCACGACGCCGACGATGCGCCGTTACCGTCAACCATCACCCTCGACCTGCGCGAGGGCACAGCCCTGGACGTCGTGGGGCAATTCGGGAGTTGGCGCCGCGACATCTCGCCGCGCCACGCGGAGATCCTGCACGTGCTGGCCACGCACCGACAGGGCCGCTCCGCGCAGGAATTGGCGGACGACCTCTACGGCGACCGCTCGCGGGTGGTCACCGTCCGCGCCGAGATGTCGCGGCTGCGCCGCCAGTTCGTCGGGCTGGTACTGGGCAAGCCCTATCGCTTTCCGGCCACGGCCATCGTCGACGTGGTCTATCCGCACGACATGACGACATTCCTTCCGACGTCGACCGCACCGGCTATCCGTGCCGCGCGGTATACGTTGACTCGGTGA
- a CDS encoding MFS transporter, which translates to MPKGLIALAIGGFGIGLTEFVIMGLLPDIATEFAVTEAVAGWLISGYALAVVVGALIVTAAVTRLPRKPVLIGLLALFIAGNLLSALAPSYSVLMSGRVLAALCHGAFFGIGSVVAANMVPAHRKAGAIAIMFTGLTAANVLGVPFGTLLGQQFGWRATFWAITLIGVLAVVGIAALVPRDESSEAPASLRRELRAFTRLQVWLSIAVTILGFGGMFGAFTYIAYTLTEVSGFASSTVPWLLVLFGVGLFVGNVFGGKAADRSVDRTLIVFIGALIVILVAFALTAHSRPATIVALLLMGAAGFGSVPALQMRVMTFADDAPTMASAANIGAFNLGNALGAWIGGLAITAGLGYTSPIWAGAALTATALLVILTATALSARRASSRPESASAACVPASL; encoded by the coding sequence GTGCCCAAGGGACTGATAGCGCTGGCGATCGGCGGATTCGGCATCGGCCTGACCGAATTCGTCATCATGGGACTGCTGCCGGACATCGCCACGGAGTTCGCGGTGACCGAGGCCGTCGCCGGCTGGCTGATCTCCGGTTATGCGCTGGCGGTCGTCGTCGGCGCGCTGATCGTGACAGCCGCGGTGACACGCCTTCCCCGCAAACCAGTGCTCATCGGGCTGCTCGCGTTGTTCATCGCCGGAAATCTCCTGTCGGCCCTGGCCCCGAGCTACTCGGTCCTGATGAGCGGTCGCGTTCTGGCCGCACTGTGCCACGGCGCGTTCTTCGGCATTGGATCGGTGGTCGCGGCGAATATGGTTCCCGCCCACCGCAAGGCGGGTGCGATCGCCATCATGTTCACCGGGCTCACCGCGGCCAACGTCCTCGGTGTGCCGTTTGGCACCCTGCTGGGTCAGCAGTTCGGCTGGCGGGCGACGTTCTGGGCGATCACGCTCATCGGGGTGCTCGCCGTAGTCGGCATCGCCGCCCTGGTGCCAAGGGATGAATCATCGGAGGCACCAGCCAGTCTGCGACGTGAGCTGCGAGCCTTCACACGCCTTCAAGTGTGGCTGTCGATCGCGGTGACCATCCTCGGGTTCGGCGGCATGTTCGGCGCGTTCACCTACATCGCCTACACCCTGACCGAGGTCTCGGGCTTCGCGTCCTCGACCGTGCCGTGGCTGCTGGTGTTGTTCGGCGTGGGGCTCTTCGTCGGAAATGTCTTCGGCGGCAAGGCCGCCGACCGGTCGGTCGACCGAACCCTCATCGTGTTCATCGGTGCCCTGATTGTCATCCTGGTGGCGTTTGCGCTCACCGCGCACAGCCGACCCGCCACGATCGTCGCGCTGCTGTTGATGGGAGCCGCCGGTTTCGGCAGTGTCCCCGCACTGCAGATGCGTGTCATGACGTTCGCCGACGACGCGCCAACGATGGCGTCGGCGGCCAACATCGGCGCGTTCAACCTCGGCAACGCACTCGGTGCCTGGATCGGCGGTCTGGCGATCACCGCCGGGCTTGGTTACACCTCACCCATCTGGGCCGGCGCCGCACTGACCGCCACCGCTCTTCTCGTTATCCTCACCGCGACCGCCCTGAGCGCCAGGCGGGCGTCAAGCCGGCCGGAATCGGCGTCCGCAGCATGCGTTCCGGCGTCGCTCTAG
- a CDS encoding MarR family winged helix-turn-helix transcriptional regulator — MGIADDAVEIRARGWRTLAALHGHLEAALEKVLQAEHGLSVVEYTVLDALSRQDGWHMRMQQLARATALSSSATTRLVNRLEERGLLGRYLCQDDRRGIYTELTPEGRQLLDLARPHHDRVLKQALGEAAEQPELAPLVDALHSL; from the coding sequence ATGGGCATCGCCGATGACGCCGTCGAGATCCGTGCTCGGGGATGGCGAACACTGGCGGCGCTGCACGGCCATCTGGAAGCAGCGCTGGAGAAGGTGTTACAGGCCGAGCACGGGCTGTCCGTCGTCGAGTACACGGTCCTGGATGCACTGAGCCGACAGGACGGCTGGCACATGAGAATGCAGCAGCTGGCCCGCGCGACGGCGCTGAGTTCGAGCGCGACGACGCGGCTGGTCAATCGTCTCGAGGAGCGTGGGCTTCTCGGGCGCTACCTATGCCAGGACGACCGGCGCGGCATCTACACCGAGCTGACGCCCGAGGGGCGGCAGCTTCTGGACCTGGCCCGTCCGCACCACGACCGTGTGCTGAAACAGGCACTCGGGGAGGCCGCCGAACAACCCGAACTCGCGCCGCTCGTCGACGCATTGCACAGCCTGTAG
- a CDS encoding alpha/beta hydrolase family protein, with translation MTSFLRKLLGIGLAITVMIGLAGITGPGAAQAYSRPGLPVEYLDVPSAAMGRNVRVQFQPGGSHAVYLLDGLRARDDFNGWDIETPAFEWMHDSGLATVMPVGGMSSFYVDWYQPAVGNGTTQTYKWETFLTRELPAWLAENKGVSQSGNAAVGVSMSGSTALNLATYYPEQFRYAASLSGFLNLSDGFWPTLVGLAMNDAGGFNAGAMWGPPGDPAWARNDPTVNVAKLVATGARIWVYCGSGTPSDLPGAVAGMPQQFLENFTLGSNTNFQKAYVAAGGTNATFDFPPDGTHSWPYWGRELQRMLPDIQRTLGAS, from the coding sequence ATGACCAGCTTCCTCAGGAAACTGCTGGGCATCGGCCTGGCAATCACAGTCATGATCGGTCTGGCCGGCATCACCGGCCCAGGCGCCGCACAGGCATACTCCCGACCGGGTCTACCGGTGGAATACCTCGACGTACCGTCCGCCGCGATGGGCCGCAATGTGCGGGTCCAGTTCCAGCCTGGCGGCTCGCACGCCGTCTACCTGCTCGACGGCCTGCGCGCGCGAGACGACTTCAACGGCTGGGATATCGAGACCCCCGCGTTCGAGTGGATGCACGACTCCGGGCTGGCGACGGTGATGCCGGTCGGCGGCATGTCGAGCTTCTACGTCGACTGGTACCAACCCGCCGTCGGCAATGGCACCACCCAGACCTACAAGTGGGAGACCTTTCTGACACGAGAACTGCCTGCCTGGCTCGCGGAGAACAAGGGTGTCTCGCAGAGCGGCAACGCCGCGGTCGGTGTGTCGATGAGTGGGTCGACGGCGTTGAACCTCGCGACCTACTACCCCGAGCAGTTCCGGTACGCGGCTTCGCTGTCGGGGTTCCTCAATCTCTCTGATGGCTTCTGGCCGACGCTGGTCGGACTCGCGATGAACGATGCCGGCGGGTTCAACGCAGGCGCCATGTGGGGGCCGCCGGGCGATCCGGCGTGGGCCCGCAACGATCCGACGGTCAACGTGGCCAAGCTGGTCGCCACGGGTGCACGCATCTGGGTCTACTGCGGCAGCGGCACCCCCAGTGATCTGCCGGGCGCCGTGGCGGGTATGCCGCAGCAGTTCCTGGAGAACTTCACGCTGGGATCGAACACGAACTTCCAGAAGGCCTACGTCGCCGCGGGCGGCACCAATGCGACGTTCGACTTCCCGCCGGACGGCACGCACTCGTGGCCCTACTGGGGCCGGGAACTCCAGCGCATGCTGCCCGACATTCAGCGCACGCTCGGCGCTAGCTGA
- a CDS encoding NAD(P)/FAD-dependent oxidoreductase, producing the protein MTSTIETTTAETTRSPQERVDAWLVDFESALAVRDIERAVSMFAVDSFWRDLVAFTWNLKTMEGRDSIAAMLTERLAPTDPARLRTREAPSDDGDGVVSAFIEFETAVGRGVGHLRLRSDADGDTAWTLLTTMQELKGHEERKGASRVFGAVHGSDPDTRSWAQKRADEDAALGYTEQPYVVVVGGGQGGIALGARLRQLGVPAIVVDKHERPGDQWRKRYKSLCLHDPVWYDHLPYLPFPQNWPVFAPKDKIGDWLEFYTRVMEVPYWSKTSCLSAAYDEADKRWTVEVNRDGERVTLRPAHLVLATGMSGKPSVPTLPGQDVFRGEQHHSSAHPGPDRYVGKRAVVIGSNNSAHDICKALVETGVDVTMVQRSSTHIVKSDSLMELGLGDLYSERALAAGMTTEKADLTFASLPYRIMHEFQIPIYDAIRERDKDFYDRLTAAGFDLDWGDDGSGLFMKYLRRGSGYYIDVGACDLIADGSIKLAHGQVDRLTEDSVVLANGTVLPADVVVYATGFGSMNGWAADLIGQDVADKVGRVWGLGSETTKDPGPWEGEQRNMWKPTQQENLWFHGGNLHQSRHYSLYLALQLKARHAGIPTPVYGQQEVHHLS; encoded by the coding sequence ATGACTTCAACGATCGAAACCACGACTGCGGAAACCACTCGCTCTCCGCAGGAGCGCGTCGACGCCTGGCTCGTCGACTTCGAGTCCGCCCTTGCCGTCCGCGATATCGAACGCGCCGTGAGCATGTTCGCCGTCGACAGTTTCTGGCGTGACCTGGTGGCGTTCACCTGGAACCTCAAGACCATGGAGGGCCGGGACAGCATCGCGGCCATGCTCACCGAGCGGTTGGCGCCGACCGATCCGGCCCGCCTCCGCACCAGGGAGGCCCCTAGCGACGACGGTGACGGCGTGGTGTCGGCGTTCATCGAGTTCGAGACCGCCGTTGGCCGCGGTGTCGGGCACCTTCGGCTCAGGAGCGACGCCGACGGGGACACAGCGTGGACGCTGCTCACCACCATGCAGGAGCTCAAGGGCCACGAGGAGCGCAAGGGTGCGTCCCGTGTGTTTGGCGCGGTGCACGGCAGCGACCCCGACACTCGGTCGTGGGCGCAGAAGCGGGCCGATGAGGACGCCGCCCTCGGCTACACCGAGCAGCCCTATGTGGTGGTTGTCGGCGGTGGTCAGGGCGGTATCGCACTCGGTGCGCGGCTGCGCCAGCTCGGCGTGCCCGCCATCGTCGTCGACAAGCACGAGCGGCCCGGCGACCAGTGGCGCAAGCGGTACAAGTCGCTGTGCCTGCACGACCCGGTCTGGTACGACCACTTGCCCTACCTGCCGTTCCCGCAGAACTGGCCGGTGTTCGCACCCAAGGACAAGATCGGCGACTGGCTCGAGTTCTACACCCGTGTCATGGAGGTGCCGTACTGGTCGAAGACGTCGTGTCTGTCGGCGGCGTACGACGAGGCCGACAAACGCTGGACAGTTGAGGTCAACCGCGACGGCGAGCGCGTCACGCTGCGGCCCGCGCACCTCGTGCTCGCGACCGGCATGTCGGGCAAGCCCAGCGTGCCGACCCTGCCCGGGCAGGACGTGTTCCGCGGCGAACAGCACCACTCGAGCGCGCACCCGGGACCTGACCGCTACGTCGGCAAGCGCGCCGTCGTGATCGGCTCGAACAACTCCGCGCACGACATCTGCAAGGCGCTCGTCGAGACCGGCGTCGACGTGACGATGGTGCAACGGTCCTCGACGCACATCGTGAAGTCGGACTCGCTGATGGAACTCGGGCTGGGAGACCTGTACTCGGAGCGTGCGCTGGCCGCGGGCATGACGACGGAGAAGGCGGACCTGACATTCGCGTCGCTGCCGTACCGGATCATGCACGAGTTCCAGATCCCGATCTACGACGCGATCCGAGAGCGGGACAAGGACTTCTACGACCGGCTGACCGCGGCGGGATTCGACCTCGACTGGGGCGATGACGGCTCCGGACTGTTCATGAAGTACCTGCGACGGGGTTCGGGCTACTACATCGACGTCGGCGCGTGCGACCTGATCGCCGACGGATCGATCAAGCTTGCGCACGGCCAGGTCGATCGCCTCACCGAGGACTCCGTGGTGCTCGCCAACGGCACGGTGCTGCCCGCTGATGTGGTCGTGTACGCGACCGGCTTCGGATCGATGAACGGCTGGGCGGCCGACCTCATCGGCCAGGACGTCGCCGACAAGGTCGGCAGGGTGTGGGGCCTGGGATCGGAGACGACGAAGGACCCGGGACCGTGGGAGGGCGAGCAGCGCAACATGTGGAAGCCCACCCAGCAGGAGAACCTGTGGTTCCACGGCGGCAATCTGCACCAGTCCCGGCACTACTCGCTGTACCTGGCACTGCAGCTCAAGGCGCGTCACGCGGGTATCCCCACTCCCGTGTACGGCCAGCAGGAGGTGCACCACCTCAGCTGA